A window of Corallococcus macrosporus DSM 14697 contains these coding sequences:
- a CDS encoding DUF4091 domain-containing protein, with product MGAGWAWAVVAAMSATQEPQVVSPLVKVRPGEAVKGRKEARLSLARGECEAAQVVLPGRVERPSVEPLSLKGPGATLTARVWREAFIDVKTPSNGQGRAGPWPDALVPVNAPGHDPKLPTVFYVEVCAPEKQEPGTYKGQLRVKAGDAKPTPVSFTAEVQPFALPATSSLPNSFGVSKYSIARGHGVAPESAEARKLLRDYGRALLEHRVSAHGMSMDPPPVRFEKGRAVVDWSAYDAELGPFLDGSLLPSGARFTSSDVRDNKQARTDAEKTAYYRAFAEHYRRKGWPAQLFFYAKDEPKPEDVPLVKAQSTRVRAAGGIPVLVTSPLDDALNGSADILTPTLNCFYPRPGPQTCKRVVEARALRKRLADATRVWWYQSCNSHGCNGGPPADKAVDAAYSGWASYMVDHPAPLNRAMGVLAFSSGVDGELYFDTVFAYNTKKDPWKDVFEFGGNGDGTLFYPGTPARVGPSGHQPILTLRLKHIRDGLEDYEYLRLLAELGDAAFARTAARKLARTGWDINVDAGEWEAVRAEVTVRLRKRWAESEYAKRPDRQTPQSTP from the coding sequence ATGGGAGCGGGATGGGCGTGGGCGGTGGTGGCGGCGATGTCCGCCACGCAGGAGCCTCAGGTGGTGTCGCCCCTGGTGAAGGTCCGGCCGGGCGAAGCCGTGAAGGGCCGCAAGGAGGCCCGGCTCAGCCTCGCGCGGGGTGAGTGCGAGGCGGCGCAGGTGGTGCTGCCCGGACGGGTGGAGCGCCCCTCCGTGGAGCCGCTGTCGCTGAAGGGGCCCGGCGCGACGCTGACGGCCCGTGTGTGGCGCGAGGCCTTCATCGACGTGAAGACGCCGTCCAATGGCCAGGGCCGCGCGGGCCCGTGGCCGGACGCGCTGGTGCCGGTGAACGCGCCGGGACACGACCCGAAGCTGCCCACCGTCTTCTACGTGGAGGTGTGCGCCCCGGAGAAGCAGGAGCCCGGGACGTACAAGGGCCAGCTCCGCGTCAAGGCGGGGGACGCGAAGCCCACGCCGGTGTCCTTCACCGCGGAGGTGCAGCCCTTCGCGCTGCCCGCCACGTCCTCGCTGCCCAACAGCTTCGGCGTGTCGAAGTACAGCATCGCGCGCGGCCACGGCGTGGCCCCGGAGTCGGCGGAGGCGCGCAAGCTGCTCCGCGACTACGGACGCGCGCTGCTGGAGCACCGGGTGAGCGCCCACGGCATGAGCATGGACCCGCCGCCCGTCCGCTTCGAGAAGGGCCGCGCGGTGGTGGACTGGAGCGCCTACGACGCGGAGCTGGGGCCCTTCCTGGACGGCAGCCTGCTGCCCTCCGGCGCGCGCTTCACCAGCTCCGACGTGCGCGACAACAAGCAGGCCCGGACGGACGCGGAGAAGACGGCGTACTACCGCGCCTTCGCCGAGCACTACCGCCGGAAGGGCTGGCCCGCGCAGCTCTTCTTCTACGCCAAGGACGAACCCAAGCCCGAGGACGTGCCGCTGGTGAAGGCGCAGTCCACGCGCGTGCGCGCGGCGGGCGGGATTCCGGTGCTCGTCACCAGTCCGCTGGATGACGCGCTGAACGGCTCGGCGGACATCCTCACGCCCACGCTCAACTGCTTCTATCCCCGCCCCGGTCCGCAGACGTGCAAGCGCGTGGTGGAGGCCCGCGCGCTGCGCAAGCGGTTGGCGGATGCCACCCGGGTGTGGTGGTACCAGAGCTGCAATTCGCACGGCTGCAACGGCGGCCCGCCGGCCGACAAGGCGGTGGACGCGGCCTACAGCGGGTGGGCGTCGTACATGGTGGACCACCCCGCCCCGCTCAACCGCGCCATGGGCGTGCTCGCCTTCTCCTCCGGCGTGGACGGCGAGCTCTATTTCGACACCGTCTTCGCCTACAACACGAAGAAGGACCCCTGGAAGGACGTCTTCGAGTTCGGCGGCAACGGCGACGGCACCCTCTTCTACCCCGGCACACCCGCCAGGGTGGGTCCTTCCGGCCACCAGCCCATCCTCACGCTGCGGCTGAAGCACATCCGGGACGGGCTGGAGGACTACGAGTACCTCCGGCTGCTCGCCGAGCTGGGTGACGCCGCGTTCGCCCGGACGGCGGCGCGCAAGCTGGCGCGCACGGGTTGGGACATCAACGTGGATGCGGGAGAATGGGAGGCGGTCCGAGCGGAAGTCACCGTCCGGCTCCGCAAGCGTTGGGCGGAATCCGAATATGCGAAGCGCCCGGACCGTCAGACGCCGCAGAGCACCCCGTAG
- a CDS encoding DUF3108 domain-containing protein has protein sequence MQTTHKWGFAAALAGLVWSATAMAQESVNPAFGPGEQSSYRVRYLGITAGTAQVTVGAHMKQWGHDVWPIVAVARSNDMLGVWPIKDKFVSYWQPERQRVVGSDLHADENGSRRRQRIKLEADGKTVFVVKQKEGESPRESTRELAEGTLDVTGATFALRNRELVVGQEYAYPVFTGSKTFTLRAKVEGREVLDTVLGDKEVFKLSVKTEFGGNLASKRDMFVYFTTDPNHVPVRVEAEFALGTIVAELTDYKPGRNMTVARAENGG, from the coding sequence ATGCAAACGACGCACAAGTGGGGGTTCGCGGCGGCGCTCGCGGGCCTGGTCTGGTCGGCGACGGCCATGGCCCAGGAATCCGTGAACCCGGCGTTCGGCCCCGGGGAGCAGAGCTCCTATCGCGTCAGGTATCTGGGCATCACCGCGGGCACCGCGCAGGTGACGGTGGGCGCCCACATGAAGCAATGGGGCCATGACGTCTGGCCCATCGTCGCGGTGGCGCGCTCCAACGACATGCTGGGCGTGTGGCCCATCAAGGACAAGTTCGTGTCCTACTGGCAGCCGGAGCGCCAGCGGGTGGTGGGCAGTGATTTGCACGCGGACGAGAACGGCTCGCGCCGCCGCCAGCGCATCAAGCTGGAGGCGGACGGCAAGACGGTCTTCGTCGTGAAGCAGAAGGAAGGAGAGTCCCCGAGGGAGTCCACGCGTGAGCTGGCCGAAGGCACGCTGGACGTGACGGGGGCGACGTTCGCCCTGCGCAACCGGGAGCTGGTCGTGGGGCAGGAGTATGCCTATCCGGTGTTCACCGGCAGCAAGACGTTCACCCTCCGCGCGAAGGTGGAGGGGCGCGAGGTCCTGGACACCGTGCTGGGCGACAAGGAGGTCTTCAAGCTCAGCGTGAAGACGGAGTTCGGCGGCAACCTCGCCTCGAAGCGGGACATGTTCGTCTACTTCACCACCGACCCGAACCACGTGCCGGTGCGGGTGGAGGCGGAGTTCGCGCTGGGCACCATCGTCGCGGAATTGACCGACTACAAGCCGGGCCGGAACATGACGGTGGCCCGTGCCGAGAATGGCGGGTAG
- a CDS encoding DUF507 family protein, giving the protein MRLYPKVIPIISREAIQQLMQDGDIEVEPMRVADAEMDLSAIMREYLANEERVNQATREALERRGYDYSKFNQVKREMADVRGFKMGDEGIEYVINQMIEFLLISRNVEEVYSADNGLRQKIFAVMKRHLDVDDEIDKEARSRLKHLQEGTSAFDIEYNKTVEQIRRARGLI; this is encoded by the coding sequence ATGAGGCTGTATCCGAAGGTGATCCCGATCATCTCGCGCGAGGCCATTCAGCAGCTCATGCAGGACGGGGACATCGAGGTGGAGCCGATGCGCGTGGCTGATGCCGAGATGGACCTGTCGGCCATCATGCGTGAGTACCTTGCGAACGAGGAGCGTGTGAACCAGGCGACGCGTGAAGCGCTGGAGCGTCGCGGCTACGACTATTCCAAGTTCAACCAGGTGAAGCGCGAGATGGCGGACGTCCGCGGCTTCAAGATGGGCGACGAGGGCATCGAGTACGTCATCAACCAGATGATCGAGTTCCTGCTCATCAGCCGCAACGTCGAAGAGGTGTACTCGGCGGATAACGGGCTGCGTCAGAAGATCTTCGCCGTCATGAAGCGTCACCTCGACGTGGACGACGAGATCGACAAGGAAGCGCGCTCCCGTCTGAAGCACCTGCAGGAAGGCACCAGCGCCTTCGACATCGAGTACAACAAGACGGTCGAGCAGATTCGCCGGGCCCGCGGCCTCATCTAG
- the uvrB gene encoding excinuclease ABC subunit UvrB, protein MPDFQLVSDHKPEGDQPRAIDELTQGVQRGDRYQTLLGVTGSGKTFTMANIIANVQRPTLVMAHNKTLAAQLYGEFKALFPHNAVEYFVSYYDYYQPEAYVPSTDTFIEKDSSINDNIERMRHSATHSLRTRDDVIIVASVSCIYGLGAARSYVDLAVRAAVGEEMGRDTFMRKLVEAQYKRNDLDFHRGTFRARGDTVEVFPAYEEERAVRVSFFGDEVERVTEFDPLRGVTVGALEKIVIFPASHYVAEEDVRRRAIQTIRDELTEQLQTFKREGKLLEAQRLEQRAMFDLEMIEQVGYCSGIENYSRHFSGRAAGEPPPCLIDYFPRNLLVMLDESHQTVPQIGAMYRGDRARKETLVGFGFRLPSALDNRPLKFGEFEELVPQAIFVSATPSEYELQKSQGVVVEQIIRPTGLTDPEVEIRPVGNQVDDLLEEVRQRVARSERVLVTTLTKRMAEDLTEYFADVGVRVRYLHSDIDAIERTAIIRDLRKGEFDVLVGINLLREGLDIPEVSLVAILDADKEGFLRSHVSLIQTIGRAARNVNGRVIMYADNVTDSMKKALEETTRRREIQQAYNQEHGITPRSVKSNITDLSEHVAYEAGDAGALPMAAEGEDDVLQPKEIKRLIEDFTKEMLAAADEMQFEKAAEYRDRVQLLKDMDLGLKPASRSLLRAPAKAADAEAPKKGRGRGGGGRSTRARSRK, encoded by the coding sequence ATGCCGGACTTCCAACTCGTCAGCGACCACAAGCCCGAGGGCGACCAGCCGAGGGCCATTGACGAACTCACGCAGGGCGTCCAGCGGGGCGACCGCTACCAGACCCTCCTGGGTGTCACCGGGTCGGGCAAGACCTTCACGATGGCGAACATCATCGCCAACGTGCAGCGGCCCACGCTGGTGATGGCCCACAACAAGACGCTGGCCGCCCAGCTCTACGGCGAGTTCAAGGCGCTCTTCCCGCACAACGCCGTCGAGTACTTCGTCTCGTACTACGACTACTACCAGCCCGAGGCCTACGTCCCGTCGACGGACACCTTCATCGAGAAGGACTCGTCCATCAACGACAACATCGAGCGGATGCGCCACTCGGCCACCCATTCGCTGCGGACGCGGGATGACGTCATCATCGTCGCCAGCGTGTCCTGCATCTACGGCCTGGGCGCGGCCCGCAGCTACGTGGACCTGGCGGTGCGCGCGGCGGTGGGCGAGGAGATGGGCCGCGACACCTTCATGCGCAAGCTGGTGGAGGCCCAGTACAAGCGCAACGATCTGGACTTCCACCGCGGCACCTTCCGCGCGCGCGGCGACACCGTGGAGGTGTTCCCCGCCTACGAGGAGGAGCGCGCCGTGCGCGTCAGCTTCTTCGGCGACGAGGTGGAGCGCGTCACCGAGTTCGACCCGCTGCGTGGCGTGACGGTGGGCGCGCTGGAGAAGATTGTCATCTTCCCCGCCAGCCACTACGTGGCCGAGGAGGACGTGCGCCGCCGCGCCATCCAGACCATCCGCGACGAGCTGACCGAGCAGCTCCAGACCTTCAAGCGCGAGGGCAAGCTGCTGGAGGCGCAGCGGCTGGAGCAGCGCGCCATGTTCGACCTGGAGATGATCGAGCAGGTCGGCTACTGCAGCGGCATCGAGAACTACTCGCGGCACTTCTCCGGCCGCGCGGCGGGGGAGCCGCCCCCGTGTCTCATCGACTACTTCCCGCGCAACCTGCTGGTGATGCTCGACGAGAGCCACCAGACGGTGCCGCAGATTGGCGCCATGTACCGCGGCGACCGCGCGCGCAAGGAGACGCTGGTGGGCTTCGGCTTCCGCCTGCCCAGCGCCCTGGACAACCGCCCGCTCAAGTTCGGTGAGTTCGAGGAGCTGGTGCCGCAGGCCATCTTCGTCTCCGCGACGCCCTCCGAGTACGAGCTGCAGAAGTCCCAGGGCGTGGTGGTGGAGCAGATCATCCGTCCCACCGGCCTGACGGACCCGGAGGTGGAGATCCGCCCCGTGGGCAACCAGGTGGACGACCTGCTGGAGGAGGTGCGCCAGCGCGTGGCCCGGAGCGAGCGCGTCCTGGTGACGACGCTCACCAAGCGCATGGCGGAGGACCTCACGGAGTACTTCGCCGACGTGGGCGTGCGCGTGCGCTACCTGCACTCGGACATCGACGCGATTGAGCGCACCGCCATCATCCGCGACCTGCGCAAGGGCGAGTTCGACGTCCTGGTGGGCATCAACCTGCTGCGCGAGGGCCTGGACATCCCCGAGGTGTCCCTGGTGGCCATCCTGGACGCGGACAAGGAAGGCTTCCTGCGCAGCCACGTCTCCCTCATCCAGACGATTGGCCGCGCCGCCCGCAACGTGAATGGCCGCGTCATCATGTACGCGGACAACGTCACCGACTCCATGAAGAAGGCCCTGGAGGAGACGACGCGCCGCCGTGAAATCCAGCAGGCGTACAACCAGGAGCACGGCATCACCCCGCGCTCGGTGAAGAGCAACATCACCGACCTGTCCGAGCACGTGGCCTACGAGGCCGGGGACGCGGGCGCGCTTCCCATGGCGGCCGAAGGCGAGGACGACGTCCTCCAGCCGAAGGAAATCAAGCGGCTCATCGAGGACTTCACCAAGGAGATGCTCGCCGCCGCGGACGAGATGCAGTTCGAGAAGGCCGCCGAGTACCGGGACCGGGTTCAGCTCCTGAAGGACATGGACCTGGGGCTCAAGCCGGCGTCGCGCTCGCTGCTGCGGGCCCCGGCGAAGGCCGCGGACGCGGAGGCCCCGAAGAAGGGCCGGGGGCGCGGGGGCGGAGGCCGCTCCACGCGGGCCCGGAGCCGCAAGTAG
- a CDS encoding YggS family pyridoxal phosphate-dependent enzyme, whose product MSAQVAERLAAVRERVAAACARAGRPVESVTLVAVSKLKPAALIREAYAAGQRDFGENYAQELRDKAAELADLEGLRWHAIGALQTNKVKYVARVAGAFHALDRLEVARELSKRREGAAPLPVYVEVNVGAEATKSGLAPAALGDFLAEARALPGLQVVGLMALPPPTEDEARARADFQSLRALAGAHGLPELSMGTTHDFEWAIEEGATVVRVGTALFGERELKPP is encoded by the coding sequence ATGAGCGCCCAGGTCGCGGAGCGGCTGGCGGCCGTGCGGGAGCGGGTGGCGGCGGCGTGTGCCCGCGCGGGGCGGCCGGTGGAGTCGGTGACGCTGGTGGCGGTGTCCAAGCTGAAGCCCGCGGCGCTCATCCGCGAGGCCTACGCCGCCGGCCAGCGCGACTTCGGGGAGAACTACGCGCAGGAGCTGCGGGACAAGGCCGCGGAGCTGGCCGACCTGGAGGGGCTGCGCTGGCACGCCATTGGCGCGCTCCAGACGAACAAGGTGAAGTACGTGGCCCGGGTGGCCGGGGCCTTCCACGCGCTGGACCGGCTGGAGGTCGCCCGCGAGCTGTCGAAGCGCCGCGAGGGCGCCGCGCCCCTGCCCGTCTACGTCGAGGTCAACGTCGGCGCGGAGGCCACCAAGAGCGGGCTGGCGCCCGCCGCGCTCGGGGACTTCCTGGCCGAGGCCCGCGCCCTGCCCGGCCTCCAGGTGGTGGGGCTGATGGCCCTGCCGCCCCCCACCGAGGACGAGGCCCGCGCCCGGGCGGACTTCCAGTCCCTGCGCGCGCTGGCGGGGGCCCACGGGCTGCCGGAGCTGTCCATGGGCACCACCCACGACTTCGAATGGGCCATCGAGGAGGGCGCCACCGTCGTCCGCGTGGGCACCGCCCTCTTCGGCGAGCGCGAGCTCAAACCTCCTTGA
- a CDS encoding DUF3108 domain-containing protein: MSPLRTLFAAVLSLSTGSAWAQLPDTEADAPEAESAKASEPKAPLTVAPCTSALPALRTPMSFMPGEVLEFDLDAMGAQAGTMTMRVHKQKDGNLPIQVEAKTNSFFSKVRRVRGSATAYLHPRTLRPKRYVEDTMENEQRRKVDVAFGQKERTVKVDYQFGQRPKGQFNYTFDKDGLDVAGAIYLLRQLPLKENLDVCFDVYGVRRMWRMQGSVLKREQVTTPLGQFNAWHMTGTAVRLDRPKQKREVHVWISDDARRLPLAAVGTIDLGAVRATLTSVSRPGEKPQTSEGQETMKW, from the coding sequence ATGAGCCCCCTGCGCACCCTCTTCGCGGCCGTGTTGTCCCTGTCCACCGGCAGCGCCTGGGCCCAGCTTCCAGACACGGAGGCGGACGCCCCGGAGGCCGAGAGCGCCAAGGCGTCGGAGCCCAAGGCGCCGCTCACCGTCGCGCCGTGCACCTCCGCGCTGCCGGCGCTGCGCACGCCCATGTCGTTCATGCCCGGCGAGGTGCTCGAATTCGACCTCGACGCCATGGGCGCGCAGGCGGGCACCATGACGATGCGCGTCCACAAGCAGAAGGATGGGAACCTGCCCATCCAGGTGGAGGCGAAGACGAACTCCTTCTTCTCCAAGGTGCGGCGCGTGCGCGGCAGCGCCACCGCGTACCTCCACCCCCGCACGCTGCGCCCCAAGCGCTACGTCGAGGACACGATGGAGAACGAGCAGCGCCGCAAGGTGGACGTCGCCTTTGGACAGAAGGAGCGCACCGTCAAGGTGGACTACCAGTTCGGTCAGCGCCCCAAGGGCCAGTTCAACTACACCTTCGACAAGGACGGCCTGGACGTGGCCGGCGCCATCTACCTGCTGCGCCAGTTGCCCCTGAAGGAAAACCTCGACGTGTGCTTCGACGTATACGGCGTGCGCCGCATGTGGCGCATGCAGGGCTCGGTGTTGAAGCGCGAACAGGTGACCACCCCCCTGGGCCAGTTCAACGCCTGGCACATGACGGGCACCGCCGTGCGCCTGGACCGGCCCAAGCAGAAGCGCGAGGTCCACGTGTGGATTTCCGACGACGCGCGCCGCCTGCCGCTCGCCGCCGTGGGCACCATCGACCTGGGCGCCGTGCGCGCCACCCTCACCTCCGTGTCGCGCCCCGGTGAGAAGCCGCAGACGAGCGAAGGCCAGGAAACGATGAAGTGGTGA
- the uvrC gene encoding excinuclease ABC subunit UvrC codes for MDAKLLEKLDALPTGPGVYLMKDRRGQVIYVGKAINLRSRVRSYFNRTGDTRVFVSLLDQLLGDLETVLVSNEKEALLLENELIKKHRPRFNVLLKDDKQFISLRLDRGQPYPRLEVVRKYERDGARYFGPYSSAGAIRETLRVVNRFFRLRTCTDHVLANRKRPCLLHQIGRCPAPCVYPVPQEDYRRSVDEVVMFLEGKAGELVEGLRLRMKRAAQELKFEEAARIRDQLNAIERSLERQKIATTDFKDQDVFAFHREGDRILFYVLWVRQGRLNGGQAFPFGSQEFPDEELLASFVNLYYDQGSFVPEEVLLPLELEDGTGGLEALLGERKGERVRVLVPKRGEKLDLVKMAAKNAEQAFVERRRTKDETDTVLSRLQQRLGLRNFPRRMECFDISHFQGSAIVASQVAVTDGDADKSRYRKYKIKTLEKQDDFASMYEVISRRLKRGLEDHDLPDLLVIDGGKGQLASAHAAMKDVGVDSVDVVGLAKSRDLEVFDRDAESARSPERVFVVGRKDPIVLAQNSAEMFMLTRMRDEAHRFAITFQKQVLRKSRVRSALEDIPGVGETRRKQLLRHFGSLKRVGEASIEELAEVVGPAMAERVHAGLHGHPEEDAEDPVREASLDDASGPVDEKTQGGSPPGAA; via the coding sequence ATGGACGCGAAGCTCCTGGAGAAGCTGGACGCACTGCCCACCGGGCCCGGCGTGTACCTGATGAAGGACCGCCGCGGCCAGGTCATCTACGTGGGCAAGGCCATCAACCTGCGCAGCCGCGTGCGCTCGTACTTCAACCGCACCGGTGACACGCGTGTCTTCGTGTCCCTGCTGGACCAGCTCCTCGGCGACCTGGAGACGGTGCTGGTCAGCAACGAGAAGGAGGCGCTGCTCCTCGAAAACGAGCTCATCAAGAAGCACCGGCCGCGCTTCAACGTCCTGCTCAAGGACGACAAGCAGTTCATCTCCCTGCGCCTGGACCGCGGCCAGCCGTACCCGCGCCTGGAGGTGGTGCGGAAGTACGAGCGCGACGGCGCGCGCTACTTCGGGCCGTACTCCAGCGCCGGGGCCATCCGCGAGACGCTGCGCGTGGTGAACCGCTTCTTCCGCCTGCGCACCTGCACCGACCACGTGCTGGCCAACCGCAAGCGGCCCTGCCTGCTGCACCAGATTGGCCGCTGTCCGGCGCCGTGTGTGTACCCCGTTCCCCAGGAGGACTACCGCCGCAGCGTGGACGAGGTGGTGATGTTCCTGGAGGGCAAGGCGGGGGAGCTGGTGGAGGGACTGCGCCTGCGCATGAAGCGCGCCGCGCAGGAGCTGAAGTTCGAGGAGGCGGCGCGCATCCGGGACCAGCTCAACGCCATCGAGCGGAGCCTGGAGCGCCAGAAGATCGCCACCACCGACTTCAAGGACCAGGACGTCTTCGCCTTCCACCGGGAAGGGGACCGCATCCTGTTCTACGTCCTCTGGGTGCGGCAGGGCCGGCTCAACGGCGGACAGGCCTTCCCCTTCGGCAGCCAGGAGTTCCCCGACGAGGAGCTGCTCGCCTCGTTCGTGAACCTCTACTACGACCAGGGCAGCTTCGTGCCGGAGGAGGTGCTGCTGCCGCTGGAGCTGGAGGACGGCACCGGGGGCCTGGAGGCCCTGCTCGGCGAGCGCAAGGGCGAGCGCGTGCGCGTGCTGGTGCCCAAGCGCGGGGAGAAGCTGGACCTGGTGAAGATGGCGGCGAAGAACGCCGAACAGGCCTTCGTGGAGCGCCGCCGCACCAAGGACGAGACGGACACCGTGCTGTCCCGGCTCCAGCAGCGCCTGGGCCTGCGCAACTTCCCGCGCCGCATGGAGTGCTTCGACATCTCCCACTTCCAGGGCTCGGCCATCGTCGCCTCCCAGGTGGCGGTGACGGATGGGGACGCGGACAAGTCGCGCTACCGCAAGTACAAAATCAAGACGCTGGAGAAGCAGGACGACTTCGCCAGCATGTACGAGGTCATCTCTCGCCGGCTGAAGCGGGGGCTGGAGGACCACGACCTGCCGGACCTGCTCGTCATCGACGGCGGCAAGGGCCAGTTGGCCAGCGCGCACGCGGCGATGAAGGACGTGGGCGTGGACTCGGTGGACGTGGTGGGCCTGGCCAAGAGCCGTGACCTAGAGGTGTTCGACCGCGACGCGGAGAGCGCCCGGAGCCCCGAGCGCGTCTTCGTGGTGGGGCGCAAGGACCCCATCGTCCTGGCCCAGAACTCAGCGGAGATGTTCATGCTCACGCGAATGCGGGACGAGGCCCACCGCTTCGCCATCACGTTCCAGAAGCAGGTGCTGCGCAAGAGCCGGGTGCGCTCGGCGCTGGAGGACATTCCCGGCGTGGGCGAGACGCGGCGCAAGCAGTTGCTCCGGCACTTCGGTTCGCTCAAGCGGGTGGGGGAGGCCTCCATCGAAGAGCTCGCGGAGGTCGTCGGTCCGGCCATGGCCGAACGCGTCCATGCGGGCCTCCACGGACATCCAGAAGAGGATGCGGAGGATCCCGTACGGGAGGCTTCCCTTGACGACGCGAGCGGACCCGTGGACGAAAAAACGCAAGGAGGGTCGCCACCCGGGGCGGCGTGA
- a CDS encoding M28 family metallopeptidase, giving the protein MMRSLPLLFALCSAPALAQRVPLTTPAEKSASSRIAPEVLRAHARFLAHDLLEGRGPGTRGDALAQAYIASQFETLGLEPMGTDGSYLQPFDLVGITSSAQVMSFDAPQGRVRLNFHDDFIATSGVQAPESKLEASELVFVGYGIQAPEYQWDDFKGMDLRGKTLLILNSDPADDPRLFAGKTRLWYGRWDYKYEQAARTGAAGAIIIHTTPSAGYPWQVVQTSWTGEQFELPAARGPRLQVKAWTTEAATRRVLQLAGKELDALVAAAQTREFQPVPLGVKVTTRLTNTVRRSPTANVLALLPGSDPKLSQQVVLYTAHHDHLGKKEGGKPGEDTIYNGALDNASGVSAMLNIAKAFKALPTAPRRSILFAAVAAEEQGLLGSQYLAEHPPVPHGRVAANLNIDGANIHGRTRDITVIGLGKSNLDATLTALAKTQGRVVKADQLSDRGFFYRSDQFSFAKRGIPAAYFGSGMDFVGKPQGWGKQQRELWESKHYHQPSDELRPEWDFSGAVEDVRLFFLLGAHVARQPELPRWNKGDEFEAARLQSLEALKRQDTSN; this is encoded by the coding sequence ATGATGCGCTCGCTGCCCCTGCTTTTTGCCCTCTGCTCCGCTCCCGCGCTCGCGCAGCGTGTGCCGCTGACGACGCCCGCGGAGAAGTCCGCATCCAGTCGCATCGCTCCGGAGGTGCTGCGCGCGCACGCGCGCTTCCTCGCGCATGACCTGCTGGAGGGCCGTGGCCCCGGTACCCGCGGGGACGCACTCGCGCAGGCGTACATCGCCTCGCAGTTCGAGACGCTGGGGCTCGAGCCCATGGGCACGGACGGCTCGTACCTGCAGCCCTTCGACCTGGTGGGCATCACCAGCAGCGCCCAGGTGATGTCGTTCGACGCGCCCCAGGGCCGGGTGCGGTTGAACTTCCACGACGACTTCATCGCCACGTCCGGCGTGCAGGCCCCCGAGTCGAAGCTGGAGGCGTCCGAGCTCGTCTTCGTGGGCTACGGAATCCAGGCGCCCGAGTACCAGTGGGACGACTTCAAGGGGATGGACCTGCGCGGCAAGACGCTGCTCATCCTCAACAGCGACCCGGCGGATGATCCGCGGCTCTTCGCGGGGAAGACGCGGCTCTGGTACGGCCGCTGGGATTACAAGTACGAGCAGGCCGCGAGGACGGGCGCGGCGGGCGCCATCATCATCCACACCACGCCGAGCGCGGGCTACCCCTGGCAGGTGGTGCAGACGTCGTGGACGGGCGAGCAGTTCGAGCTGCCCGCCGCGCGGGGGCCCCGCCTCCAGGTGAAGGCCTGGACGACCGAAGCCGCCACGCGCCGGGTGCTGCAACTGGCCGGCAAGGAGCTGGACGCGCTCGTGGCCGCCGCGCAGACGCGCGAGTTCCAGCCCGTGCCGCTGGGCGTGAAGGTGACGACGCGCCTGACCAATACGGTGCGCCGCAGCCCCACCGCCAACGTGCTGGCGCTGCTGCCCGGCAGCGACCCGAAGCTGTCCCAGCAGGTGGTGCTCTACACCGCGCACCATGACCACCTCGGCAAGAAGGAAGGCGGCAAGCCGGGCGAGGACACCATCTACAACGGCGCGCTCGACAACGCGTCCGGCGTGTCGGCGATGCTCAACATCGCCAAGGCGTTCAAGGCCCTCCCCACGGCGCCGCGCCGCTCCATCCTCTTCGCCGCCGTGGCCGCCGAGGAGCAGGGCCTGCTGGGCTCCCAGTACCTGGCCGAGCACCCCCCCGTGCCCCACGGCCGCGTCGCCGCGAACCTCAACATCGACGGCGCCAACATCCACGGCCGCACCCGCGACATCACCGTCATTGGCCTGGGCAAGTCCAACCTGGACGCCACGCTGACCGCCCTGGCGAAGACGCAGGGCCGGGTGGTGAAGGCGGACCAGCTTTCGGACCGGGGCTTCTTCTATCGCTCGGACCAGTTCAGCTTCGCCAAGCGGGGCATTCCCGCCGCGTACTTCGGCAGTGGAATGGACTTCGTCGGCAAGCCGCAGGGCTGGGGCAAGCAGCAGCGGGAGCTGTGGGAGTCGAAGCACTACCACCAGCCGTCGGACGAACTGCGCCCGGAATGGGACTTTTCCGGCGCGGTGGAAGACGTCCGCCTCTTCTTCCTCCTGGGCGCGCACGTGGCCCGGCAGCCAGAGCTGCCGCGCTGGAACAAGGGTGACGAATTCGAGGCCGCCCGGCTGCAATCCCTGGAGGCGCTGAAGCGGCAGGACACTTCGAACTAG